One Campylobacterota bacterium DNA segment encodes these proteins:
- a CDS encoding helix-hairpin-helix domain-containing protein — MLKLLFLLFLLVSVAFGVVNINKANSAQLQTLRGIGPTKAQEIIKYRKSHGGFKNVSELINVKGIGPKTFEKMKKEVSLR, encoded by the coding sequence ATGCTCAAGCTGTTGTTTTTGTTATTCCTTCTGGTGTCGGTAGCGTTTGGTGTCGTCAACATCAATAAAGCCAATTCGGCGCAGTTGCAGACGCTCAGGGGGATCGGGCCCACGAAAGCCCAGGAAATCATCAAGTACCGCAAATCGCACGGCGGCTTTAAAAACGTTTCCGAACTCATCAATGTCAAGGGGATCGGTCCGAAAACTTTCGAAAAAATGAAAAAAGAGGTATCGCTGCGTTAG